One segment of Malassezia restricta chromosome V, complete sequence DNA contains the following:
- a CDS encoding dynein heavy chain 1, cytosolic — MGAPLRVRADTTGDWSEEACRTVAYELTSSLDLGEHRNALVDTMVWIHMVAADLGERVRAWTGRQYHPSPQHLLSLLHSFSAIVREQHEQHEDQQRFRLMGLDKLRATVEQIEEMQSLLSTKRKRLEDANSEANDRLHCMVEQQQVAESKREASLALQTELQRQEAAMAQQRASVLQELSEAEPALLDAQAAVSNIKKQHLSEVRSMTNPPSPVKLAMESVCILLGHRVDGWKSVQSLIRRDDFISTVVHLDTAHIPQALRERLQREYLDRPEYNIDSIYRASSACGPLARWVLAQIHYAHILESVGPLRAQVQILEEQASLTRQEAIKADATVAELEESIDSFKREYASLISETQALSNEMHTVEARVARSVRLLDGLSSERERWEHGREAFDAQVKTLPGDALLCAAMITYAGFFDQACREALWYAWVARLGSCNVPVRAALSFADTLSTADERAVWQNLGLRSDSLSIENAVMLQRCTRVPLLIDPSGRAVSFAQGLFAHAQPAITSFLDGGFAQVLERALRFGMPLIITDAEYFDPILMPVLNAEKRRTGGRLLVRVGTSDVDWAPSFRLILATRYAGLVLAPHVFARVQVINFTITRKSLEAQSLARILHHERADIEQQRVDLERMQSEFQRRLLRLEQSLLTALNEAQGHILDDDHVVSTLETLKAEADDVTQKVQATGDIMTTVQQATEAYVPLASACSALYFLLEHMQELHPFYSFDMRLFERLLQDVLSHPTATDSENDRCDALYDELFISTFFRAAPTLLHADALVLAVALAQVYCLAGRRAGELDGADFHALLYGTDTPTLRLVEHEKLTHPEAWHAWTMQVAPELADVPLTPLSSDTENLVRQALIVRTLRPDRLAPALTRLVHHIFGTPLLDAAPPTIHDIVEQVSSDSPLAMCGVAGYDASGIVEACAVSKQMTCAEVALGSPEAIGMADRAIISAARSGSWVLIKNAHLAPVWLAQLPSRLTSQKPHERCRIFLTCELSPSVPPSFIRAARIVMHEPPAGCKAILLDALHALDSRPASNTDKAPPERERVYFLVALLHAIVLERARHAPLGWSHAYEFYDTDLEAAYAIVDTCMASAAQSRRNLAPEVIPWPALRALLAQNVYGSRMDSDADRHMLDALLAHLFIPAAFERDFVIAPNDVQPLIAPEGLHREQLCAWASSLPEPQPVHWVLLAPEAERATAVQNATRILRHLQILRQLAGREQDIIVDHTRSDTAPAPPATSELAALVESHLSKVPRYTRTDTPSATDPLGRFWARERHMALSVSDTVYRDLERLADVLVHRAPRSSDVSDMLSCIEKDRVPAVWCTSSVPYGTSLCGWLNDLGARTQHAMQETHERVELGRLWAASAFLTATRQMTARHRHQSLEQLELQWHLGSKSVPGQMIWEIGPVWIDGGVWSKGQLHLNNGSSTCVSTSTLEWTIPADTIAQQLLHVPVFLDTQRQHLLCHAAIPIDSAAALDLAALRAVAIRLM, encoded by the coding sequence ATGGGCGCACCCCTCCGTGTGCGTGCCGATACGACAGGCGACTGGAGTGAAGAGGCATGCCGCACGGTCGCCTATGAGCTCACGTCGTCTCTTGATCTTGGAGAGCATCGGAATGCACTCGTTGACACCATGGTGTGGATACACATGGTTGCAGCAGAtctcggcgagcgcgtaCGTGCGTGGACTGGCCGACAGTATCATCCGTCGCCACAGCATCTTCTGTCGCTTTTGCATAGTTTCAGCGCGATTGTACGTGAACAGCATGAGCAGCATGAAGACCAGCAGCGATTCCGTCTCATGGGTCTTGACAAGCTCCGTGCGACAGTCGAGCAGATCGAGGAAATGCAGTCGCTTCTGTCCACGAAACGCAAACGACTAGAAGATGCTAACAGTGAGGCAAATGATCGTCTTCATTGCATGGTCGAGCAACAACAAGTGGCTGAAAGCAAGCGCGAAGCATCCCTCGCTCTCCAGACTGAGCTGCAGCGTCAGGAGGCGGCTATGGCTCAGCAACGGGCATCTGTCCTGCAGGAGCTTTCCGAGGCTGAGCCAGCATTGCTAGATGCACAGGCTGCTGTAAGCAATATCAAGAAGCAGCACTTGAGCGAGGTGCGGTCCATGACCAACCCGCCGTCACCTGTCAAGCTGGCTATGGAATCGGTGTGTATCCTACTCGGCCACCGGGTAGATGGCTGGAAGAGCGTCCAGAGTCTCATTCGTCGTGACGATTTTATCTCGACCGTCGTTCACCTTGATACCGCCCATATCCCACAAGCACTACGCGAGCGTTTACAGCGCGAATACCTTGACCGACCCGAGTACAATATCGACAGTATATACCGTgccagctcggcatgcggACCCCTCGCGCGCTGGGTACTAGCTCAGATTCACTACGCCCACATTCTCGAAAGCGTAGGCCCGTTGCGCGCACAAGTCCAGATCCTGGAGGAGCAAGCATCTTTGACACGCCAAGAGGCGATCAAAGCGGATGCCACCGTTGCCGAGCTGGAAGAAAGTATTGATTCGTTCAAGCGTGAATATGCATCGCTCATTAGCGAAACACAAGCACTATCAAACGAAATGCATACAGTGGAAGCGCGCGTTGCTCGCAGTGTGCGCCTTCTTGATGGTCTCAGCTCGGAGCGAGAGCGTTGGGAACATGGCCGCGAGGCTTTTGATGCACAGGTCAAAACCCTGCCAGGTGACGCTCTTTTGTGTGCGGCGATGATCACTTATGCCGGCTTTTTCGATCAAGCATGCCGCGAAGCTTTATGGTATGCGTGGGTTGCGCGTCTGGGTTCATGTAACGTGCCCGTGCGTGCTGCCTTGTCGTTTGCTGATACGCTTTCGACGGCCGACGAACGCGCGGTCTGGCAGAATCTGGGCCTGCGAAGTGATTCTCTCAGCATCGAAAACGCCGTGATGCTccagcgatgcacgcgTGTGCCTCTACTGATTGATCCTTCAGGCCGTGCGGTGTCGTTTGCTCAAGGCTTGTTCGCGCATGCACAACCGGCGATCACCTCATTTTTAGATGGTGGTTTTGCGCAGGTACTTGAGCGTGCGTTGCGTTTCGGTATGCCGCTCATTATCACCGACGCCGAGTATTTTGATCCTATTCTTATGCCTGTTCTGAACGCGGAAAAGCGCCGCACAGGGGGGCGCTTGCTTGTGCGTGTCGGCACCTCAGATGTCGACTGGGCTCCTTCGTTTCGGCTCATACTCGCCACGAGGTACGCAGGCCTTGTATTAGCGCCGCACGTATTTGCCCGAGTCCAAGTGATCAACTTTACTATCACGCGTAAAAGTCTCGAGGCCCAGTCTCTCGCCAGAATACTGCATCACGAGCGGGCCGAtatcgagcagcagcgagtGGATCTGGAACGGATGCAAAGCGAATTCCAGCGACGTCTTTTGCGACTTGAACAAAGCCTTCTTACAGCGCTCAACGAGGCACAGGGTCACAttctcgacgacgaccatgtcgtGAGCACACTTGAAACACTCAAGGCTGAGGCAGACGACGTGACACAAAAGGTGCAAGCTACTGGCGACATCATGACTACGGTCCAGCAGGCTACCGAAGCCTACGTGCCGTTAGCAAGCGCCTGCAGTGCACTCTACTTTCTactcgagcacatgcaaGAGCTGCATCCATTCTATTCATTTGATATGCGTCTTTTCGAACGTCTCTTGCAGGATGTGCTCTCCCATCCAACTGCGACTGACTCAGAGAACGATCGATGCGACGCTTTGTATGACGAATTATTCATCAGCACCTTCTTTCGTGCGGCTCCCACGCTTTTGCATGCTGATGCTCTTGTGTTAGCTGTGGCGCTCGCGCAAGTGTACTGCCTAGCTGGAAGACGCGCTGGTGAGCTGGACGGAGCTGACTTTCATGCTTTGCTCTATGGCACAGACACTCCCACGCTACGTCTTGTCGAACACGAAAAGCTGACGCATCCAgaggcatggcatgcatggACCATGCAAGTGGCACCTGAGCTAGCCGATGTACCGCTGACGCCCCTTTCTAGCGACACGGAAAACCTTGTGCGGCAGGCATTAATTGTGCGTACACTGCGTCCTGATCGTCTGGCGCCTGCTCTCACGCGGCTAGTCCATCATATTTTTGGTACTCCGCTCCTTGATGCAGCACCGCCCACCATTCACGACATCGTCGAGCAAGTGTCAAGCGATTCGCCCCTGGCCATGTGTGGTGTAGCGGGCTATGATGCCAGTGGCATTGTGGAAGCGTGTGCGGTGTCAAAGCAAATGACTTGTGCAGAAGTCGCTCTGGGCTCACCGGAAGCCATAGGCATGGCAGACCGTGCTATTATATCTGCTGCACGCTCAGGCTCATGGGTGCTCATTAAAAATGCGCACCTAGCTCCGGTCTGGCTCGCACAGCTTCCATCGCGACTGACATCGCAAAAGCCACACGAGCGGTGTCGTATTTTTCTTACATGCGAGCTCTCACCATCTGTGCCGCCATCTTTTATTCGCGCTGCACGCATTGTGATGCATGAACCGCCTGCTGGATGCAAAGCCATTTTATTGGATGCTTTACATGCTCTGGACTCGAGGCCCGCATCGAACACTGATAAGGCGCCTCCTGAGCGGGAGCGCGTCTACTTTTTGGTGGCCTTGCTACACGCAATCGTGCTAGAacgcgctcggcatgcgcCACTTGGATGGTCGCACGCTTATGAGTTCTACGATACGGATCTCGAGGCGGCGTACGCAATCGTCGACACGTGTATGGCTTCGGCTGCCCAGTCCAGGCGTAACCTGGCACCAGAAGTGATACCATGGCCCGCACTTCGCGCGCTATTGGCCCAAAACGTGTACGGCAGTCGCATGGACAGTGACGCTGATCGACACATGCTTGATGCGCTACTGGCGCACCTGTTTATACCCGCAGCATTTGAGCGCGACTTTGTCATTGCACCCAATGACGTGCAGCCGCTCATCGCACCCGAAGGACTGCACCGCGAGCAACTCTGTGCCTGGGCTTCTAGTCTTCCAGAGCCACAACCCGTGCACTGGGTTCTTTTAGCGCCTGAAGCCGAGCGTGCTACAGCTGTTCAGAACGCGACACGCATCCTCCGGCACCTCCAAATACTCCGACAGCTTGCTGGTCGCGAGCAAGATATCATTGTGGACCATACGCGGTCAGACACAGCACCTGCACCTCCTGCCACTTCCGAGCTAGCGGCACTAGTCGAGTCGCACCTGTCCAAAGTACCACGTTACACACGAACAGACACACCCAGTGCTACAGACCCGCTTGGACGCTTTTGGGCCCGAGAACGGCACATGGCACTCAGTGTCAGCGACACGGTCTATCGCGACCTCGAGCGTCTAGCTGATGTACTTGTCCATCGTGCACCACGGAGCAGCGACGTCTCTGATATGCTGTCTTGCATCGAGAAGGACCGAGTCCCGGCAGTCTGGTGTACATCATCTGTGCCTTACGGCACTTCCTTGTGTGGATGGCTGAATGACTTGGGTGCGCGTACACAGCACGCCATGCAGGAGACACACGAACGCGTAGAATTGGGCCGACTATGGGCTGCGTCCGCGTTTCTTACTGCCACTCGCCAGATGACGGCGCGTCATCGACACCAGAGTCTGGAGCAGCTTGAACTTCAATGGCATCTAGGCAGCAAAAGCGTTCCAGGCCAAATGATATGGGAGATCGGGCCTGTTTGGATTGACGGCGGAGTCTGGTCGAAGGGCCAATTGCATCTGAATAATGGTTCTTCGACATGCGTCTCGACCAGTACGCTGGAGTGGACGATCCCTGCAGACACGATTGCCCAACAACTGCTGCATGTACCCGTCTTTCTCGACACACAACGGCAGCATCTTTTGTGCCATGCTGCTATTCCCATCGATTCTGCTGCCGCGTTGGATCTTGCCGCGCTTCGAGCTGTAGCGATTCGGCTCATGTAG
- a CDS encoding CCAAT-binding transcription factor subunit HAPB yields MSEGSGSNGLGAAPGLGSGFQLGPILGSGLGRQGETNPLYYAQSPHAAYFGGHPSQTNSPPHRPPAGDSYANSHLVPYLNHHTPGEGAADIGSEAPPSLDAFYIQQASGSFGVPLDVPEINAYDHAAAGSGLPSSTLPLRGPPNMVGWPPASRPSGTAGPHDIQPHDESEVLHSAPHGYPTSLGAMPPLPGSTRNFPTSVYRPTDPTTHRHMMMDQDAGRPPRPLQKRQRTSPVPFGESIDMQSRFRGAGPGPGRPRLPTRGISARRDIETGTHGDGLTDFLPNTEAPAAPGSDLASWILGPDDVPQRPQAFPMDPSAYYRSGMAPPPASGIRLDMPSLATAQPPMGVPKDLAPLRSQAPNSDDEPLYVNAKQYQRILKRRVARSRMEEKRRHMFMMAIKQREEEKNGGPTEISEEWVSGLLALDEESKKPYLHESRHKHAMRRPRGPGGRFLTTEEIRKRNEEIAAQKSNEEKAGDEGVPSASSATKEGTSDAPQQSAKPFASSLEYSGPRTDEPKENPHNTVNVEPSSGAPDADAPPSTIAD; encoded by the exons ATGTCTGAGGGCTCAGGCAGCAATGGGCTTGGTGCGGCGCCTGGTCTTGGGTCAGGATTCCAGCTCGGACCTATCCTTGGCTCTGGACTTGGACGCCAAGGCGAAACGAATCCCTTGTATTATGCACAG AGTCCGCATGCCGCTTACTTTGGTGGGCATCCGTCGCAGACCAACTCTCCGCCGCATAGGCCCCCCGCGGGCGACTCGTACGCCAACAGCCACCTCGTGCCGTACCTGAACCATCATACACCCGGTGAGGGTGCTGCCGACATCGGCTCGGAAGCCCCACCTTCTTTGGATGCGTTCTACATCCAGCAGGCATCTGGGTCGTTTGGTGTGCCCTTGGACGTGCCCGAGATCAATGCATATGaccatgcagctgctggcaGTGGCCTTCCATCAAGCACATTGCCGCTCCGTGGGCCGCCTAACATGGTAGGATGGCCGCCTGCTTCCCGGCCATCTGGCACTGCCGGTCCTCACGATATCCAGCCACATGACGAATCAGAGGTGTTACACTCAGCCCCCCATGGCTATCCTACTTCGCTTGGTGCTATGCCACCGCTACCAGGAAGTACTCGCAACTTCCCTACGAGTGTCTACAGACCGACTGACCCAACGACTCATCGTCACATGATGATGGACCAGGATGCTGGTCGTCCACCGCGTCCATTGCAAAAGCGCCAGCGTACTAGTCCGGTACCTTTTGGCGAAAGTATCGATATGCAATCTAGATTCCGTGGTGCAGGGCCGGGGCCAGGGCGACCGCGACTACCGACTCGTGGGATCTCTGCTCGTCGGGATATCGAGACGGGGACCCATGGTGATGGCTTGACCGACTTTTTGCCAAACACGGAAGCACCAGCAGCCCCTGGCAGTGATTTAGCCTCCTGGATTTTAGGTCCTGATGATGTGCCTCAGAGGCCGCAAGCATTTCCGATGGATCCATCAGCGTACTACCGATCGGGCATGGCGCCTCCGCCCGCTTCTGGTATCCGGCTGGATATGCCTAGCTTGGCGACCGCACAACCACCGATGGGTGTGCCTAAGGACTTGGCGCCATTACGATCACAAGCACCTAATTCGGATGATGAACCACTCTATGTGAATGCGAAGCAATACCAACGTATCTTGAAACGCCGCGTAGCACGGTCGCGGATGGAAGAGAAACGCCGTCACATGTTCATGATGGCGATTAAGCAACGGGAAGAAGAGAAAAATGGTGGTCCGACAGAAATTAGCGAGGAATGGGTATCTGGTCTATTGGCTCTGGACGAAGAGTCAAAGAAGCCCTACCTACATGAATCGCGTCACAAGCACGCCATGCGTCGACCGCGCGGTCCAGGTGGCCGATTCTTGACTACAGAGGAAATTCGTAAACGTAATGAAGAGATTGCGGCCCAGAAATCAAATGAGGAGAAAGCAGGCGATGAAGGCGTAccgtcagcgtcgtcggcaACCAAAGAGGGCACTagcgatgcgccgcagcagTCAGCTAAGCCTTTTGCATCATCCTTGGAATATTCGGGCCCTAGGACCGACGAGCCAAAGGAAAATCCACACAATACTGTCAATGTCGAACCATCATCCGGTGCCCCGGATGCTGATGCACCACCTTCCACCATTGCAGACTAA